One genomic region from Bufo bufo chromosome 3, aBufBuf1.1, whole genome shotgun sequence encodes:
- the LOC120993775 gene encoding protein kinase C delta type-like has protein sequence MERAEGAQDLPQPSDIYGLNMEVPKNLPKKRKRKRKRRVQPPNKRRRIETSEKAKDGGKEKMIKASKRPGSPIQESILKKRKRGEKTGGKAEDGPSTSYNTEMEQLSVTTPAETPIIVTGLESFTFHKILGEGGFGKVMLATHPDCQQQLAVKLVKKRVLLQNFRNNVLIERQVLEVTGKSPLFTHAYATFQTKDYAFFIMEFLSGGDLQSCDLIHTKAPFTIPVTRFFAAKIICGLQFLHNRGIIHRDIKPENILMDSAGHLKIADFGLAVMNIFGERKISQYAGTLSYMAPEILLEKPYNTAVDWFSAGVTIYQMATGKYPFSASIFPEKIQKSLINDVPTYPKRLDPQARDLIERSPESRQLAVCNIREHPFFMDIEWTDIEEAAACPPFQPGPPSMMTSKKINDVLSSTEANKPPMADKDQKLFCGFTFANARWQVIKPIQEPVIRHRRSNLRIITCRVAGAEKQQEVDEDSSTNQ, from the exons ATGGAACGTGCTGAAGGCGCACAGGACCTTCCTCAACCCAGTGACATCTATGGGCTGAACATGGAGGTTCCAAAGAATCTtccgaaaaaaagaaaaaggaagagaaagaggagagttcAGCCGCCAAATAAAAGGAGGAGAATAGAAACATCAGAGAAGGCGAAAGATGGCGGCAAAGAAAAAATGATCAAGGCTTCGAAAAGACCTGGAAGCCCTATACAGGAGAGTATCCTAAAaaagaggaagaggggagaaaagACAGGGGGGAAAGCTGAAGATGGACCCAGCACATCCTATAACACTGAGATGGAACAGCTGTCAG TGACAACCCCAGCAGAAACCCCCATCATTGTGACTGGACTGGAAAGCTTCACCTTCCATAAAATTCTTGGAGAGGGTGGTTTTGGTAAA GTCATGCTGGCCACACATCCCGACTGCCAACAACAACTGGCAGTGAagctggtgaagaagagggtcctgcTTCAGAACTTTAGAAACAACGTTCTGATTGAGCGACAGGTCCTGGAGGTGACTGGGAAAAGTCCACTATTCACCCATGCTTATGCCACCttccagaccaag GACTATGCCTTCTTCATCATGGAGTTTCTCAGCGGAGGAgacctacagtcat gtgACCTCATACATACCAAAGCCCCATTCACCATTCCAGTCACCAG ATTTTTTGCAGCTAAGATCATCTGTGGGCTGCAGTTTCTCCATAACAGAGGCATCATACATAGAGACATAAAACCAGAAAACATCTTAATGGACAGCGCCGGTCACTTGAAGATTGCCGATTTCGGTCTTGCCGTGATGAACATCTTTGGGGAAAGGAAGATCTCACAATATGCCGGAACTCTTAGCTACATGGCACCCGAG ATTCTTCTGGAGAAGCCCTACAACACGGCAGTGGACTGGTTCTCAGCTGGTGTGACGATATATcagatggctactggcaaatatccATTCTCTGCCAGTATATTTCCTGAAAAAATTCAGAAGTCACTGATCAATGATGTTCCCACCTACCCAAAACGACTCGACCCACAAGCCAGAGACCTCATAGAGAGG TCACCAGAAAGTCGCCAGTTAGCGGTATGTAACATCAGGGAACATCCATTTTTCATGGACATCGAGTGGACAGATATAGAGGAAGCAGCAGCTTGTCCACCATTCCAACCAGGACCA CCATCAATGATGAcatcgaaaaaaataaatgatgtccTATCCTCCACCGAAGCCAATAAGCCACCAATGGCCGATAAAGATCAAAAGCTATTCTGTGGATTCACTTTTGCCAATGCCAGATGGCAGGTCATAAAGCCAATACAAGAACCTGTCATACGTCATCGCAG GAGTAACCTGAGGATCataacctgcagagtagcaggagcagagaagcagcaGGAAGTCGATGAAGATTCTTCCACGAATCAATGA